The Radiobacillus deserti genomic interval TTGTCCTTGAATGGAAAGTGCCCAAAAATGCTGAAAAGGACTAGCTTCATTGTTTTGGGCTAAGTAATCTACAGAATTAAAAGCTAACTCCCAATTTTGAAAATATAGAGCGGAAGCATATGCTTCTGAAACAATTTGCTCCCATTGGACTTTAGGCATCACATATATAGATCCTAGAATAATAGTCAAAATAACAGTAAATGCCACCGGGAATAACCGTTTGGCAAGTCCCAAAATATTCCCTATAAGATCAATCTTCCCTTGTCTCTCCATTCGAGATAGCAGAGAAGTTGTAATTAAATAACCAGAAACGATAAAAAATACATCTACTCCCCCAGAAACCGAGCCAAGCCAAATGTGGTAAACAGCTACTAGAAGCGCTGCCACCGCTCTAACCCCTTCAATTTCAGGGCGAAATCTTTTTTCTGGTACTCTTAAATCCTTCATAAGTACACGCTCCCATATTCGTTTTTTGATTCGAAATGGTCTTATAAGTAACGTTTACGACTATACTATCGTTCGATTTACTTATTCTTCCTTTTGGGCCATTGTATATTATAGTAGAAGCATTCCAATAATTCAACACAGTGTAAAAAAGAAAAGTTGACCTAAACACAGGATTTATAGATAGAACTAGGTTGGATTCTTCTACTCTGTAACCCTCATTATACTACTAGTGCGGAAGAGTTTGGAACAATACATAAAAAGATAAGTTGAGAAATATGTCGCCTATTTAACCATTAATTTTACATAATGGAAAACTATGGTTCTCTCTTTATCGTATAACAATCTTGCTTGTTTAAATATTTTGATATAATTAAGAAAAAAACGTTAGGAAGAGAGTATTATGATTGATGAAACGAAGCGGCTAAAAACATTAAAAACAATTGCGGAACTACTGAATCAATCGACGAGTAAACGGGATATGGTCCATGAAGTGTTACAACAATTAATAGAAATTACTCATTTTGAAACAGGCTGGTTTTTTCTCGAAGAGGATCAGCAAGTTCGATTTACTGCTTCGCATCAGCTTCCTCCAGCCTTAAGCTACCGGAACTTTGAACCGATGTGTAGCAAGGATTGTTATTGTATATCTAGATATAAAAGAGGGGTCTTAACGAAGGCCACTAGCATTATCGGGTGTAAAAGGATAGAGAAAGCTTTGCAAGCAGGGAGAACCAGTACAAATGAAATTACGCATCATGCTACCGTTCCATTACGAACGAAAAGTCGATCGTATGGCCTTTTAAATGTTGCTTCACCTAACCAATCGACCTATAACGATGAAGAACTGGATTTATTGGAAGGACTTGCCCTACAAATCGGAACAGCTCTAGAGCGAATTGAACGGTTTGAGGAGGAGCAAAAAAGAGTTGCACAGCTTACATACCTACATACCGTTGTCCAAGAGCTGCAAAAAGCACGGTCCCAAAAAGACTTGAGAATGAAATTAGAACATCAGTTATTTATCCTGTTTCCTAATATCCACGTTCATTGGCAAAGACCGTTGGATTCAGAAAACATGTTGCAAGGAGAATTTGGTTCTTCACAAAAGGTTTGGATGGTTCGAGAAGGCTTGTTCACTGCCATAGAAATAGAAGTTTTCACTCTTTTGATGGAATACGTAGATATCTTGCTTCTACATATTCAATTGGAAGAAAAGGAAAGAGAAGTTGTTAAGGTAGCTGAGCGTTCAAGGCTTGCACAGGATTTACATGATTCGGTAAATCAGCTTTTGTTTTCTGTTGTACTTACTTCAAAAGCCTCGCTTGCACAAGTCAAAGATGACAGTATCAAAGAACAAGTGGAATACATCCATCAATTAGCTTCACAAGCATTAACGGAGATGCGAGAAGTTGTGGCGAATCATCGACCAGCTGCATTAGATAAAGGATTGTTACATGGATTAGTACAGTATGCGAGAGGAATCGGAATAGATGTAGATGTTGAAACAATAGGAACGACCTCTCTTCCGTATCGAATAGAAGAAGCATTATGGAGGGTTGGGCAAGAAGCGCTTCATAATATTAATAAACACGCAGGTGTAAAAGAAGCGGAGATTTATTTGGAACGTAAAGCTCAGGGAGTTCGGTTGCATATTGTAGATAAAGGGAGAGGGATGAATTTAGAGAATGCTTATCAGCTTTCTTTCGGACTGCAAGGTATGAAGGAACGTATTGAAATGGTAGGCGGTATTCTTTATTTGGAAAGTGATATTGGAGAGGGAACAGCTGTAAAGGTGTATATCCCATTGGAGGAACCGTTATGACAATCAAGGTATTATTAGCAGACGACCATCAAGTTGTAAGGAAAGGATTAGTGTATTTCTTTCAAACTCAGGATGATATGGAAGTGGTTGGAGAAGTATCAAGTGGTATAGAAGTGTTGAGTTTCCTAGAAGATAATGAGATTGATGTTTTGTTGTTAGATATTCAAATGCCCAAAATGGATGGTATTGAAACCGCAACACACATTAAACGAGCATTTCCCAAGGTGAGAATTGTTATTTTAACAAGCTTCTCCGATTACGACACCGTTATTCCTGCGATAAAAGCTGGAGTGGAAGGGTATCAATTAAAGACGATTGATCCTAATGAATTAGCACAGGTGATTCGGAAGGTGTATAACGGGGAAAATGCCATTGACCCTGATGCAGCAAAGGAATTGATTCGTCATGTAAATGCTGGGGATAACTCTGATCAGCAACGTCTTCGTGAACTAACCAACAGAGAATTGGATGTCTTAAAAGAAATAATGAAAGGGAAAAGCAATAAAGAAATTGCTTCTACTTTATTTATAACCGAAAAAACGGTAAAAACGCATGTTTCGAATGTGTTGGCAAAGCTAGAAGTACATGATCGCACACAGGCTGCTCTTTTTGGAATTAAATATGTAAAGCAATAGAGCGTGAAAAGGTCACGCTCTATTTTTTTGCATTTATCATGGTTCTTGATTTCGCTTACTTCTCTTTATTAGACCTCCATAATGGCTGCAGGAGTATTATGGGCCATGGCGTGGTCAATATAATGAAGCAAATCTTCATGAGCACCCATGATCTCCTGCTCTCGTGTACCATAGTGGAAGGCGTGTAAGAAAATTTCAATTTTCTTTGATAACATATCATCCTGTGTACGGACCATCAAAACTAATAAATCATCCCATTGGCCCCACAATGTGAAATATAACGCTTTGTCGTAATCCGCTATATACAACGTAATCGCCCCTTTCCTAAAGGGTTATTTGTAGTATCTCCGACTCAGCTAATGTCATGATAGAAGTTTCTAACAAAACTTCCACGTTCCCTTTATAATATGTGGAGTTCTAAAGGATGTTCCTTCGATAGTGTGTTCGAAAAAGGAAGCTTTTCATTCGCGATTTTTACTGTTTTTTCTTTCCAAGCAGGTGAATAAATGCAGAAGCTTTACTCAAACTAAGCCTATTGAAGGAGGGATTATGTTGAGGATTAAAAAATGGACAATAGCGGTCATATCCGTACTAACGTTGGTAGCGTGTCAAAACAACACGAATCAAGATGTAGGACAAGATGATATCGGAGTAGAACAAACAAGATTTGGCACCTATACAGATTATCTATCGGATGATGCAGAAAACGATACACTGTATCATGAAAACGGTTTAGATTATGAAACGGATAATACGAATTACAATAATCAAGCTGTTCCAGAGCGACGCATAGATGAAAATGGCAATAATACGGATCAATATAATGTGAATGAACGAGCGGCAGAACGAATATCACAGCAAATTCGTTTGGTTGATAATGCCTATGTTCTTACTTTAGATGAAAATGCTTTTGTAGCGGTGAAAGGGGAAGATCCACAAAATCAACAAGACCGTATCGAGAATCAAATTAGAGAATTGGTCAGAGCAACAGATAAACAAATAGAAAATGTTTATATTTCCACAGATAGAGATTTTGTTGATTTAGCTGAAAATTATACCGAAAACGTGCAAAATGGAGAACCTATTGGTGGATTCTTTGAACAATTTGGTTCCATGATGGAACGTATTTTTCCGGAAGCGCATTAAAAATGAGGTTGGCTTCATATTTTCTGAAGTCAACCTTCCTTATTGAAAATGCCTTTTAAAAAAGGGGATTGAACAATCTTAAAAATTGCTCCAACACCCATTTCTATGTTATATTATTATCACTAATCCCGATAAAACATAGTGTATTACTATGAATTAATTTTAATGGGGAGAGGAGATCACATAAATGGGTCGAGAGTTTATTGATTTGTTTAATAATTGGGCTGAATCTTATGATCAAACGGTAACCGGTCATGATCCACAGTATCGTGATGTTTTTGATAAATATGATACAATTCTAGAAGCGGTCGCGTCTAAAGCGAAGGGGAACGTATTGGAGTTTGGAGTAGGAACTGGTAATCTATCCAAAAAGCTTCTGGACAAAGGACATCAAGTAATTGGGGTAGAGCCTTCCAGTGCGATGAGGGAAGAAGCAAGTTCGAAATATCCGGATCTTACCATACATGATGGAGACTTCTTGTCTTATCCCAAACCAGAGCTATCTATTTCCACGATTGTAAGTACGTACGCATTTCATCACTTAACAGATGAAGAAAAAGGAAAAGCATTAGCAGGATTTAGGGAGGTTTTACCGGTCGGTGGAAAGGTTGTTTTCGCAGATACTGCTTATGAAACAGAAGAATCGAAACAAGCCATCTTTGAAGAAGCGAAGGAACAAGGATTTAAAGACTTGCTTTACGATCTTTCTACGGGGTATTATCCAATGCTTTCGGTATTAGAAGAGCTTTTTCAATCGAATGGATTTAACGTTTCCTTTCAACAAATGAACAAATTTGTTTGGCTTATGGTAGCCGAAAAAATTTCGTAAGGGAGAGGTACACATGGTACAAAAAATGAATGTAGAAAGCTTTAACCTAGATCATACGAAAGTAAAAGCACCGTATGTGAGACTAGTAGGGGTTACTACTGGTCAAAGCGGAGATAAAGTATATAAATATGATATTCGTTTCTGCCAACCAAACAAAGAGCATATGGATATGGCGGGATTACATTCCATTGAACACTTAATGGCAGAAAATATTCGTAACCATATTGATAATGTATTAGATATCGGACCAATGGGCTGCCAAACAGGATTCTACTTAGCTGTATTGAATAATGACAGCTATGATGACATTCTAGAAGCACTAGAGAAAACGCTAAACGATGTACTGGAAGCGACAGAAGTCCCTGCATGTAACGAAGTACAATGTGGATGGGCAGCAAACCATAGCCTGCAAGGTGCAAAAGACATCGCGACTCGTATGCTTGAAGGAAAAGACGAGTGGCACATTGTATTTGCAGAGTAGAGGGCTCCGATTATGGCTGTTTATAAAAGTGCACAACAATTAATTGGAAATACGCCATTAGTGGAATTAACCAAGTTCCCCCTTCCTGAGGGGGTTCGTTTGTTTGCGAAACTAGAGTTTTATAATCCTGGTGGAAGTATAAAAGACCGTCTTGGCCAAGAGTTAATACAAGATGCTCTCGATACAGGGAAGCTTAAGCCAGGTGGGACAATTATTGAACCAACTGCTGGGAATACGGGAATCGGACTGGCGCTTGCAGCTATTGAAAAGGAAGTATCGGTTATTTTCTGTGTTCCAGAGCAATTTAGTAAAGAAAAACAAGAATTAATGAGAGCGTTAGGTGCAAAAATTGTGCACACCCCAACCAATCAGGGGATGCGTGGTGCCATTGCGAAGGCAGAG includes:
- a CDS encoding class I SAM-dependent methyltransferase — translated: MGREFIDLFNNWAESYDQTVTGHDPQYRDVFDKYDTILEAVASKAKGNVLEFGVGTGNLSKKLLDKGHQVIGVEPSSAMREEASSKYPDLTIHDGDFLSYPKPELSISTIVSTYAFHHLTDEEKGKALAGFREVLPVGGKVVFADTAYETEESKQAIFEEAKEQGFKDLLYDLSTGYYPMLSVLEELFQSNGFNVSFQQMNKFVWLMVAEKIS
- a CDS encoding YhdB family protein, whose protein sequence is MYIADYDKALYFTLWGQWDDLLVLMVRTQDDMLSKKIEIFLHAFHYGTREQEIMGAHEDLLHYIDHAMAHNTPAAIMEV
- a CDS encoding S-ribosylhomocysteine lyase, with the translated sequence MVQKMNVESFNLDHTKVKAPYVRLVGVTTGQSGDKVYKYDIRFCQPNKEHMDMAGLHSIEHLMAENIRNHIDNVLDIGPMGCQTGFYLAVLNNDSYDDILEALEKTLNDVLEATEVPACNEVQCGWAANHSLQGAKDIATRMLEGKDEWHIVFAE
- a CDS encoding YhcN/YlaJ family sporulation lipoprotein, whose protein sequence is MLRIKKWTIAVISVLTLVACQNNTNQDVGQDDIGVEQTRFGTYTDYLSDDAENDTLYHENGLDYETDNTNYNNQAVPERRIDENGNNTDQYNVNERAAERISQQIRLVDNAYVLTLDENAFVAVKGEDPQNQQDRIENQIRELVRATDKQIENVYISTDRDFVDLAENYTENVQNGEPIGGFFEQFGSMMERIFPEAH
- a CDS encoding GAF domain-containing sensor histidine kinase, yielding MIDETKRLKTLKTIAELLNQSTSKRDMVHEVLQQLIEITHFETGWFFLEEDQQVRFTASHQLPPALSYRNFEPMCSKDCYCISRYKRGVLTKATSIIGCKRIEKALQAGRTSTNEITHHATVPLRTKSRSYGLLNVASPNQSTYNDEELDLLEGLALQIGTALERIERFEEEQKRVAQLTYLHTVVQELQKARSQKDLRMKLEHQLFILFPNIHVHWQRPLDSENMLQGEFGSSQKVWMVREGLFTAIEIEVFTLLMEYVDILLLHIQLEEKEREVVKVAERSRLAQDLHDSVNQLLFSVVLTSKASLAQVKDDSIKEQVEYIHQLASQALTEMREVVANHRPAALDKGLLHGLVQYARGIGIDVDVETIGTTSLPYRIEEALWRVGQEALHNINKHAGVKEAEIYLERKAQGVRLHIVDKGRGMNLENAYQLSFGLQGMKERIEMVGGILYLESDIGEGTAVKVYIPLEEPL
- a CDS encoding response regulator, coding for MTIKVLLADDHQVVRKGLVYFFQTQDDMEVVGEVSSGIEVLSFLEDNEIDVLLLDIQMPKMDGIETATHIKRAFPKVRIVILTSFSDYDTVIPAIKAGVEGYQLKTIDPNELAQVIRKVYNGENAIDPDAAKELIRHVNAGDNSDQQRLRELTNRELDVLKEIMKGKSNKEIASTLFITEKTVKTHVSNVLAKLEVHDRTQAALFGIKYVKQ